One Prunus dulcis chromosome 7, ALMONDv2, whole genome shotgun sequence DNA segment encodes these proteins:
- the LOC117635746 gene encoding oligouridylate-binding protein 1-like, which produces MQQQRLKQQQAMMQQSLYQHPAILAAPQIEPILSGNLPPGFDSSTCRSVYVGNIHPQVTEPLLQEVFSSTGPLEGCKLIRKDKSSYGFVDYFDRRSAAYAIVTLNGRHLFGQPIKVNWAYASSQREDTSGHFNIFVGDLSPEVTDATLFACFSVYSSCSDARVMWDQKTGRSRGFGFVSFRSQQDAQSAINDLNGKWLGSRQIRCNWATKGATSNDDKQSSDSKSVVELTNGTSEDGQEKPNEDAPENNPQYTTVYVGNLAPEVTSVDLHRHFHSLGAGTIEDVRVQRDKGFGFVRFSTHSEAAVAIQLGNARFLCGKPIKCSWGSKPTPPGTSSTPLPPPAAAQMPGFSAADLAAYERQMALSKMGGAQALMLPQGQHALKAAMGMGAGASQAIYDGGFQNVATTQQLMYYQ; this is translated from the exons ATGCAACAGCAGAGGCTCAAACAACAGCAAGCCATGATGCAGCAGTCGCTGTACCAACACCCTGCCATCTTAGCCGCTCCTCAG ATAGAGCCTATCTTGAGTGGAAATCTGCCTCCTGGGTTTGATTCAAGTACATGCCGCAGTGT GTATGTTGGAAATATTCACCCACAGGTTACTGAACCCCTTCTTCAAGAAGTTTTCTCTAGTACTGGTCCGCTTGAAGGATGCAAACTCATAAGAAAAGATAAG TCATCCTATGGATTTGTTGACTACTTTGATCGTAGGTCAGCTGCTTATGCTATTGTGACTCTCAATGGCAGGCATCT GTTTGGGCAGCCGATCAAAGTTAATTGGGCATATGCAAGTAGTCAGAGGGAGGATACATCAG GTCACTTTAATATTTTCGTTGGTGATCTTAGCCCTGAGGTTACTGATGCTACACTGTTTGCATGCTTTTCTGTTTATTCAAGTTGTTC AGATGCTAGGGTTATGTGGGATCAGAAAACTGGGCGTTCAAggggttttgggtttgtttcaTTCAGAAGTCAGCAG GATGCCCAAAGTGCGATAAATGACTTAAATG GAAAATGGCTTGGAAGTAGACAAATTCGGTGTAATTGGGCCACAAAAGGTGCCACTTCCAATGATGACAAGCAGAGTTCTGATTCTAAAAGTGTTGTAGAGCTGACAAATGGAACATCAG AAGACGGTCAGGAGAAGCCTAATGAAGATGCTCCAGAGAACAATCCTCAGTATACTACAGTTTACGTGGGCAATCTGGCTCCAGAG GTTACTTCAGTTGACCTCCATCGTCATTTCCATTCCCTTGGTGCTGGAACTATTGAAGATGTCCGTGTGCAACGAGATAAAGGTTTTGGGTTTGTGAGATTCAGTACACATTCTGAAGCCGCTGTAGCTATCCAGTTGGGGAATGCTAGGTTTCTCTGTGGAAAACCAATTAAG TGTTCATGGGGTAGCAAGCCTACTCCACCAGGAACAAGCTCTACCCCCCTTCCGCCGCCAGCTGCAGCTCAAATGCCAGGTTTCTCGGCTGCTGATCTTGCTGCCTATGAAAGACAAATGGCACTGAGCAAAATGGGTGGTGCACAAGCCCTCATGCTTCCACAGGGTCAGCATGCTCTGAAGGCAGCCATGGGAATGGGTGCTGGAGCTAGTCAGGCGATATACGACGGCGGCTTCCAGAATGTAGCAACAACCCAGCAACTCATGTACTACCAGTAA
- the LOC117636073 gene encoding protein TIFY 10A, whose product MSSSSETLEVSGQRGLRMAEKPSSFTQTCSMLCQYLKEKGSFGDLSLDMACNMQQSNGTGTPEMFHQKALPVNFFPFMENSRNLPATPGDFKSMDLFPQQAGFGSSVPRGDVPKMADSSVKKSAPGEPQKAQMTIFYGGQVIVFDDFPADKAKEVMLLASKEGSHSQAAQASIPAKSNNVYASHLGKNPMNSSSSVPPSANMFPKFGNQVIQEAPKPSPQPIVCDLPIARKASLHRFLEKRKDRINNKAPYQTSSPAAGPAKPAEGKSWLGLAAQPTQ is encoded by the exons ATGTCGAGTTCATCGGAGACTCTGGAGGTTTCAGGGCAAAGAGGGTTGAGGATGGCGGAGAAGCCATCGAGCTTCACTCAGACTTGTAGCATGCTCTGCCAGTACCTCAAAGAGAAGGGCAGCTTTGGAGATCTGAGCCTTGACATGGCATGCAACATGCAACAATCCAACG GGACAGGGACACCTGAGATGTTTCATCAGAAAGCCCTACCCGTGAATTTCTTTCCATTTATGGAAAACTCAAGGAACCTGCCAGCAACTCCTGGAGACTTTAAATCCATGGATTTGTTCCCTCAACAAGCTGGTTTTGGTTCCTCGGTTCCCAGAGGAGATGTTCCCAAGATGGCTGATTCTAG TGTGAAGAAATCTGCCCCAGGAGAGCCTCAAaaggcacaaatgaccatCTTCTATGGCGGACAAGTAATCGTGTTCGATGATTTTCCAGCAGACAAGGCAAAGGAAGTTATGCTCTTAGCAAGCAAGGAGGGTTCCCACAGCCAAGCCGCTCAGGCTTCTATTCCGGCCAAGAGTAACAATGTGTATGCCTCTCATTTGGGCAAGAATCCAATGAATTCCAGCAGTTCAGTTCCTCCAAGTGCTAACATGTTTCCCAAGTTTGGCAATCAAGTCATTCAGGAGGCCCCTAAGCCATCGCCTCAACCCATTGTTTGtg ATCTACCGATTGCAAGGAAAGCTTCACTTCACCGATTCCTGGAGAAGAGAAAGGATAG GATCAACAACAAAGCACCATACCAAACAAGCAGCCCTGCAGCCGGCCCGGCGAAGCCAGCTGAAGGAAAGTCATGGTTAGGCTTGGCTGCTCAACCAACCCAATGA
- the LOC117635744 gene encoding beta-galactosidase 15 — protein MAISKFAFCFCLSIAMLSLYANATEVSHDGRAITIDGKRRLLLSGSIHYPRSTSGMWPDLIRKSKEGGLDAIETYVFWNVHEPVRRQYDFTGNLDLVRFLKTVQDEGLYAVLRIGPYVCAEWNYGGFPVWLHNLPGCEIRTANDVYMSEMKNFTTLIVNMMKKEKLFASQGGPIIIAQIENEYGNVQSYYGDAGKAYMNWCSNFAQSLDIGVPWIMCQQSDAPQPMINTCNGWYCDNFKPNNDNSPKMWTENWTGWFKSWGGRDPLRTAEDLAFSVARFFQTGGTFQNYYMYHGGTNFGRTAAAYITTTYDYDAPLDEYGNLNQPKWGHLKQLHEILKSMEYTLTHGNITTIDFGNSVSATMYATNDSASCFFGNANSSTDHTITFQENKYTIPAWSVSILPDCKTEGYNTAKVNTQTSVKVKMVNKAEDEPESLGWLWRPENIDDTSLQGKGEVTANKLMDQKEVAADASDYLWYMTSVYLNKDDPIWSGNMTLKINATGFILHAYVNGEYLGSEWAKYNYYNYVFEKNVKLNPGKNVISLLSATVGFPNYGGGFEVINTGVPGPVVLVGQNGDEMVIKDLSAHKWSYEVGLHGLKNQLFSTDSRYAAKWSAENLPINRMMTWYKTTFKAPLGTDPVVVDLQGLGKGHAWVNGNSLGRYWPSYLAEEDGCSLEACDYRGSYDNNKCVFNCGKPTQRWYHVPRSFMQDGENTLVLFEEFGGNPSLVNFQTVTTGTVCANAYEKHTLELACQGRPISSIKFASFGNPQGRCGSFEKGSCDANNVLSIIQTECVGKEKCSIDVSESKLGSANCGASVKRLAVEAVC, from the exons ATGGCGATCTCCAAGtttgcattttgtttttgtttatcgATAGCTATGCTTAGCTTGTACGCTAATGCCACCGAAGTTTCACACGATGGAAGAGCCATCACCATTGATGGTAAACGAAGACTTTTGCTATCCGGTTCAATTCACTATCCTCGAAGCACATCAGgg ATGTGGCCAGACTTGATTAGGAAGTCAAAGGAGGGTGGACTAGATGCCATTGAGACGTATGTCTTTTGGAATGTGCATGAACCAGTTCGTCGCCAGTATGATTTTACTGGTAATCTCGACCTTGTCAGGTTTCTCAAAACCGTTCAAGACGAAGGACTTTATGCTGTTCTTCGTATCGGTCCATACGTTTGTGCTGAATGGAACTATGG AGGATTTCCTGTTTGGTTGCATAATCTGCCTGGATGTGAGATTCGAACTGCTAATGATGTTTACATG AGTGAGATGAAGAATTTTACCACCTTGATCGTTAATATGATGAAAAAGGAGAAACTTTTTGCATCCCAAGGTGGCCCAATTATTATTGCTCag attGAGAATGAATATGGCAATGTGCAATCATACTATGGAGATGCTGGCAAAGCATATATGAACTGGTGCTCAAATTTTGCCCAATCTCTTGACATTGGAGTTCCATGGATTATGTGCCAACAAAGTGATGCTCCCCAACCAATG ATAAACACATGCAATGGCTGGTACTGTGATAATTTCAAACCAAATAATGACAATAGCCCTAAAATGTGGACTGAGAATTGGACTGGCTG GTTCAAGAGCTGGGGTGGTAGAGACCCACTTAGGACCGCTGAGGATCTTGCCTTCTCTGTTGCAAGATTTTTCCAGACCGGAGGAACTTTCCAGAATTATTACATG TATCATGGTGGAACAAACTTCGGTCGAACAGCAGCTGCATATATTACCACAACTTATGATTATGATGCTCCTCTTGATGAATACG GTAACTTGAACCAACCTAAATGGGGGCATTTGAAGCAACTTCATGAGATTCTGAAATCAATGGAGTATACTCTCACCCATGGCAATATTACCACCATCGATTTTGGAAACTCTGTTTCa gCCACAATGTATGCAACAAATGATTCAGCAAGCTGCTTTTTTGGCAATGCAAATTCCAGCACTGATCATACAATCACTttccaagaaaacaaatacaCCATTCCTGCTTGGTCTGTTAGCATTCTTCCTGATTGCAAAACTGAAGGATATAACACTGCAAAG GTGAACACACAAACATCAGTTAAGGTGAAAATGGTGAACAAGGCTGAGGATGAACCTGAATCTCTTGGCTGGCTGTGGAGGCCTGAAAACATTGATGACACAAGTCTTCAAGGAAAGGGAGAAGTTACTGCAAATAAACTCATGGATCAGAAGGAGGTTGCAGCTGATGCTAGTGATTACCTTTGGTACATGACAAG TGTTTATCTCAACAAAGACGATCCAATCTGGAGTGGGAACATGACTCTAAAGATCAATGCCACTGGTTTTATCCTTCATGCATATGTTAATGGAGAATATCTTG GTTCTGAATGGGCTAAATACAATTACTACAATTatgtttttgagaaaaatgtcAAGTTAAACCCCGGAAAGAACGTGATTTCCTTGCTGAGTGCCACCGTTGGATTTCCG AACTATGGAGGTGGATTTGAAGTGATAAATACTGGAGTTCCTGGTCCTGTTGTTTTGGTGGGACAAAATGGTGATGAAATGGTGATCAAGGATTTATCAGCACACAAATGGTCATACGAGGTTGGGCTACATGGCTTGAAGAACCAGCTCTTTAGCACCGATTCTCGTTACGCTGCTAAATGGTCAGCCGAGAACCTACCAATTAACAGGATGATGACATGGTACAAG ACAACTTTCAAAGCTCCTCTGGGAACTGATCCAGTTGTTGTGGACCTGCAAGGGTTAGGGAAGGGCCATGCTTGGGTCAATGGCAATAGCCTTGGGAGATATTGGCCAAGCTATTTGGCTGAGGAAGATGGTTGTAGCCTTGAAGCTTGTGACTACCGTGGCTCATACGATAACAACAAGTGTGTCTTCAATTGTGGCAAACCTACTCAGAGATG GTATCATGTTCCGCGATCGTTTATGCAAGACGGTGAGAACACTCTGGTTTTGTTTGAGGAATTTGGTGGCAACCCATCTCTTGTGAATTTCCAAACCGTCACAACTGGAACAGTGTGTGCAAATGCCTACGAGAAGCACACATTGGAATTGGCATGCCAAGGTCGTCCAATTTCATCAATCAAGTTTGCTAGTTTTGGCAACCCACAAGGCAGATGTGGATCATTTGAGAAAGGAAGCTGTGATGCCAATAATGTATTGTCTATCATTCAAACT GAATGTGTGGGCAAGGAGAAGTGCTCGATCGATGTTTCAGAGAGCAAACTTGGATCAGCAAATTGTGGTGCTTCTGTGAAGAGGCTGGCTGTGGAAGCTGTTTGCTAG
- the LOC117635747 gene encoding FCS-Like Zinc finger 13-like has product MLKFGKRPFPMIGKLSELLVSGNRAGFFFDMGTTSPRSPLDLKMQSSSPRGLKNYDLGGVGLGIVAALEKSSHNGREILAKYAVCGQNLNQSEPIPVSSAQNCDGFSTRGLPEFEEDSLENYTYVTQRGRNKSFTRVYYDEGDCKTSSMHHRVEDDLQTCNDNNLASVFPTSDFLSSCHLCKKNLHGKDIYMYRGESAFCSTECRATQMMMDESKERCRSEALRSVEVSGSSCSRDQIFSTGILVI; this is encoded by the exons atgttgAAGTTTGGCAAGAGGCCATTTCCAATGATCGGGAAGCTGTCGGAATTGCTAGTTTCCGGCAACCGTGCCGGGTTTTTCTTCGACATGGGCACGACAAGCCCAAGAAGTCCATTGGACCTCAAGATGCAATCTTCTAGCCCCAGAGGGTTGAAGAATTATGATCTTGGTGGTGTTGGGTTGGGCATAGTTGCTGCCTTGGAAAAGTCGAGCCATAATGGACGTGAGATTTTGGCCAAGTATGCGGTTTGTGGTCAAAACCTGAACCAATCAGAGCCAATTCCTGTAAGCTCTGCTCAAAACTGTGATGGGTTTTCAACCAGGGGTCTCCCGGAGTTTGAGGAAGATAGCTTGGAGAATTATACTTATGTGACTCAGCGTGGACGCAACAAGTCTTTCACTAGGGTTTACTATGATGAAGGTGACTGCAAAACCAGTTCCATGCACCATCGTGTAGAGGATGATTTGCAGACATGTAATGATAACAATCTTGCTTCTGTTTTTCCCACCTCGGATTTTCTCAGTTCATGCCATTTGTGCAAGAAAAACCTCCACGGCAAAGACATATACATGTACAG AGGAGAGAGTGCGTTTTGTAGCACAGAATGCAGAGCAACGCAGATGATGATGGATGAGAGCAAAGAACGATGCAGATCAGAAGCTTTAAGATCTGTGGAAGTTTCAGGGTCATCTTGTTCAAGAGATCAGATCTTCTCAACTGGGATTCTTGTGATTTAG
- the LOC117634602 gene encoding ethylene-responsive transcription factor ERF017, whose translation MVKQQQTIGKPSERNDFKYKGVRKRKWGKWVSEIRLPNSRERIWLGSYDSAEKAARAFDAALFCLRGRTAKFNFPDNPPDISGGRTLSPAEIQAEAARFANSEPQTTQHHSDHSMSELQTESQSQSPSPSVSEGSGTVLMDSDFQVTQNDSFSDLFRSFGSGNYATEYGLFPGFDELNGQFFSPATTEPTTGVDYYAEENLDGVTPAQGSFLWNF comes from the coding sequence aTGGTGAAGCAGCAGCAGACCATCGGGAAGCCCTCGGAGCGAAACGACTTCAAGTACAAGGGAGTACGGAAGCGCAAGTGGGGCAAATGGGTATCCGAAATCCGCCTACCCAACAGCCGCGAGCGAATCTGGCTCGGCTCCTACGACTCCGCCGAGAAGGCGGCTCGCGCTTTCGACGCCGCGCTTTTCTGCCTGCGCGGCCGCACAGCCAAGTTTAATTTCCCCGACAACCCGCCCGATATTTCGGGCGGTCGGACGCTCAGCCCGGCAGAGATCCAGGCCGAGGCGGCCAGGTTTGCAAATTCGGAGCCTCAGACAACCCAGCACCACTCGGATCATTCGATGTCGGAGTTGCAGACGGAGTCTCAGTCTCAGTCTCCATCCCCGTCGGTGTCGGAGGGGAGTGGAACCGTCCTGATGGACAGTGATTTTCAAGTGACTCAAAACGATTCGTTTTCGGATCTTTTTAGGTCGTTCGGGTCGGGTAATTACGCAACGGAATACGGGTTGTTTCCGGGATTTGATGAGCTGAACGGGCAGTTTTTCAGTCCAGCAACGACAGAGCCAACGACGGGCGTTGATTACTACGCGGAAGAGAACTTGGACGGCGTTACACCGGCTCAGGGGTCTTTCCTCTGGAATTTCTAA